A single region of the Raphanus sativus cultivar WK10039 chromosome 1, ASM80110v3, whole genome shotgun sequence genome encodes:
- the LOC130497579 gene encoding uncharacterized protein LOC130497579, translated as MVISRRSTRRIGKQTSTSARRVPIPERSPPASPVSFRSDEISPESIHSPYYLTNGDNPGLSIISESLDGSNYDNWSIAMKIALDAKNKLAFIDGSIVRPDESHRNFRIWSRCNSMVKSWILNTVSKQIYKSILRFNDAAEIWTDLLTRFHITNLSRSYQLSQQIWSLQQGPLDLATYYTSLKTLWDELDGASCITTCHHCDCCKAMETKANHSKVIKFLAGLNESYAVIRSQIIMKKTLPELSEIYNLLDQDHNQRNIMHVHNASAFHVSAPAPVSPQINVAQSGFQPKQTRPVCAHCGYNGHTVDTCYKIHGYPASFKHKTKPSTEKQSSNKPVTSAKPLVAQLALSDSASDVVKNLTKDQIEGVIAYFSSQLSSQAPQVNNCIASSSGGSITALPGMAFSSSTLCFVGMLQGTNNALCSESWIIDSGATHHVAHDRRLFVDLSDAMNTSVTLPTGFGVKIEGIGCIRLSDTLVLSNVLYIPNFRILPRE; from the exons ATGGTGATTTCTCGTCGATCTACTCGCCGTATCGGCAAACAAACCTCTACTTCAGCTCGCCGTGTTCCTATTCCGGAACGATCACCTCCGGCGTCCCCTGTTTCCTTCCGATCTGATGAAATCTCTCCCGAGAGCATTCATTCTCCTTACTATCTCACAAACGGTGATAATCCAGGTCTATCTATCATCTCTGAATCTCTAGATGGTTCAAACTATGATAACTGGAGTATTGCTATGAAGATTGCTTTGGATGCTAAGAACAAACTTGCTTTTATTGATGGTTCGATTGTGAGGCCTGATGAATCTCATCGTAACTTTCGGATATGGTCTAGATGCAACTCGATGGTTAAGTCTTGGATATTGAATACTGTTTCTAAGCAGATCTACAAAAGTATCTTAAGATTCAACGATGCTGCTGAAATCTGGACTGATCTTCTCACTCGCTTTCACATCACCAACCTTTCGAGATCCTATCAACTCTCTCAACAGATTTGGTCTCTGCAGCAAGGACCTCTGGATTTGGCAACATATTACACTAGTCTTAAGACTCTTTGGGATGAACTGGATGGTGCTAGCTGCATCACAACTTGTCATCATTGTGATTGCTGCAAAGCCATGGAAACTAAAGCCAATCATTCCAAAGTGATCAAGTTCTTAGCTGGACTAAACGAGTCTTATGCTGTAATCCGTAGTCAAATCATCATGAAGAAGACTCTTCCTGAGCTTTCTGAGATCTACAACTTACTCGATCAGGATCACAATCAACGCAACATTATGCATGTTCATAATGCCTCTGCTTTTCACGTCAGTGCTCCTGCTCCAGTCTCTCCTCAAATCAATGTTGCTCAGTCTGGTTTTCAGCCGAAACAAACTCGCCCTGTTTGTGCTCACTGTGGTTATAATGGTCATACCGTTGACACATGTTATAAAATACATGGGTATCCAGCTAGTTTCAAGCATAAAACGAAGCCAAGTACTGAGAAGCAATCCTCAAACAAACCTGTTACTTCTGCTAAACCTTTGGTAGCTCAGCTGGCTCTCTCGGATTCTGCTTCTGATGTGGTTAAGAATCTCACTAAAGATCAGATTGAAGGAGTTATTGCCTATTTTAGTTCTCAACTCAGCTCTCAAGCGCCTCAAGTGAACAACTGCATTGCTTCTTCCTCTGGTGGTTCAATTACTGCACTTCCTGGTATGgcattttcttcttctactcTGTGCTTTGTTGGCATGTTGCAAGGAACGAATAATGCTCTATGCTCAGAATCTTGGATAATAGACAGTGGAGCTACACATCATGTTGCTCATGATAGACGGTTATTTGTTGATCTATCTGATGCAATGAATACTTCAGTAACCTTGCCAACAGGTTTTGGAGTTAAGATTGAAGGAATAGGCTGTATAAGACTGAGTGATACTCTAGTCTTATCCAACGTTCTTTATATACCAAATTTTCG GATCTTACCAAGGGAGTGA
- the LOC108851618 gene encoding uncharacterized protein LOC108851618, whose amino-acid sequence METEYDQVLHSVAHVKIADQTGDSPDVNQEEDGVKVSCFTEVLDDVTLHFQIIRLAKQIYVWIGYNSAKFGNLYAAASTRPSNTVSVTSVLGGTSDNTGSGIARRLVMKTGLNIIMACNIPKNNPLLEAKAEKMLIRKLIDLGYTMPTPLRAT is encoded by the exons ATGGAGACTGAATACGACCAAGTTCTTCACTCCGTTGCTCATGTTAAAATCGCTGACCAGACCGGTGATTCCCCCGATGTGAACCAAGAAGAGGACGGCGTAAAGGTTTCGTGCTTCACTGAAGTTCTCGATGACGTCACTCTTCACTTCCAGATCATCCGTCTCGCAAAACAG ATATATGTATGGATCGGTTACAATTCCGCCAAATTTGGGAATCTTTACGCAGCCGCTTCAACCCGACCG AGTAATACAGTAAGTGTTACTTCCGTACTTGGTGGAACATCTGATAACACTGGGTCTGGCATTGCCCGTAGATTAG TGATGAAGACTGGTCTCAATATAATCATGGCTTGCAACATCCCTAAAAACAATCCCTTGCTCGAG GCAAAAGCTGAGAAAATGTTGATCAGAAAATTGATTGATCTTGGTTACACAATGCCAACACCTTTACGAGCAACATAA
- the LOC130497580 gene encoding agamous-like MADS-box protein AGL53 translates to MVSFSSSPSDSSTKTKKNKLSVKNQTRFKESFLLAREKTILKKALELTVLCDNKICVLHYDREGNLVSTLPEDQSQVTDILDKYRNLSDGEKLKKSTNLSQFYNKKLVDEKKRSLSDAEECKRFTKKVGEFKGSLLDQFHILKDRVRDLRYSQDHHHQTEQDQSSCLDVMSQENHNFPEASSYGFFPANDFSSSLIEEEDPLMSFIPHNLDQLESFTNLLMSGDHVSTITDQYLPTPAPSNHHQGKFSVFLFNHETATLTQLPNSASSSFDQGLIGTLTSY, encoded by the coding sequence atggtttctttttcttcttctccttctgaTTCTTCGACAAAGACGAAGAAAAACAAGCTCTCTGTCAAAAACCAAACCCGTTTCAAGGAATCGTTCTTGCTGGCAAGAGAGAAGACGATTCTCAAGAAAGCTTTGGAGCTTACCGTTCTCTGCGACAACAAAATTTGTGTGCTACATTACGATCGCGAAGGTAATCTCGTCAGCACCTTGCCCGAAGATCAGTCGCAAGTCACAGACATTCTCGACAAGTATAGAAACCTAAGCGACGGTGAAAAGCTAAAGAAAAGCACGAATCTTTCACAGTTCTACAACAAGAAACTGGTGGACGAGAAGAAAAGATCTCTTAGCGACGCAGAGGAGTGCAAAAGATTCACCAAGAAAGTTGGAGAGTTCAAGGGTTCGTTGTTGGATCAGtttcatatattaaaagacAGGGTTCGTGACCTTCGTTACTCtcaggatcatcatcatcagaccGAGCAAGATCAGAGCTCTTGTCTTGATGTTATGTCTCAAGAAAATCACAACTTTCCGGAGGCGTCTTCTTATGGCTTCTTCCCCGCCAATGACTTCTCTTCTTCACTAATTGAGGAGGAGGATCCGTTGATGAGTTTTATTCCGCACAATCTTGATCAACTAGAATCATTCACGAATCTTCTCATGAGTGGTGATCATGTGTCAACAATTACCGATCAATACCTCCCGACCCCTGCTCCTTCCAATCATCATCAGGGCAAATTCTCAGTCTTTCTGTTTAACCATGAAACGGCCACGTTGACTCAACTTCCCAACTCTGCTTCTTCAAGCTTCGACCAAGGGTTGATTGGCACTTTAACCTCTTACTGA
- the LOC108848052 gene encoding agamous-like MADS-box protein AGL93 produces the protein MLKKALELTVLCDNEICVLHYDRDGNLVNTLPEDQSQVTGILDKYRNLSDGEKLKKSTNLSQFYNKKLVDEKKRSLTDAEERKRFTKKVGDFKGSLLDQFHMLKDRVRDLRYSQDHYHQTQQDQDQSPFLDVVSDKNHNIPEASSYGFVPASDFSSSLIEEENPLMNFIPHDLDQQQSFTNLLMSGDHHVSTITDQYLPSPAPSSTVCSSNHHQGKFSVFLFNHETATFTQLPNSASSSFGQGFTGTLTSY, from the coding sequence ATGCTCAAGAAAGCTTTGGAGCTTACCGTTCTCTGCGATAACGAGATTTGTGTGCTACACTACGATCGCGACGGTAATCTCGTCAACACCTTGCCCGAAGATCAGTCGCAAGTCACAGGCATTCTCGACAAGTACAGAAACCTAAGCGACGGTGAAAAGCTGAAGAAAAGCACGAATCTTTCACAGTTCTACAACAAGAAACTGGTGGACGAGAAGAAAAGATCTCTTACCGACGCAGAGGAACGCAAAAGATTCACCAAGAAAGTTGGAGATTTCAAGGGTTCCTTGTTGGATCAGTTTCATATGTTAAAAGACAGGGTTCGTGACCTTCGTTACTCCCAGGATCATTATCATCAGACCCAGCAAGATCAAGATCAGAGCCCTTTTCTTGATGTTGTGTCTGATAAAAATCACAACATTCCGGAGGCGTCTTCTTATGGCTTCGTCCCCGCTAGTGACTTCTCTTCTTCACTAATCGAGGAGGAGAATCCATTGATGAATTTTATTCCGCACGATCTTGATCAACAACAATCATTCACGAATCTTCTCATGAGTGGTGATCATCATGTGTCAACAATTACCGACCAATACCTCCCGAGCCCTGCTCCTTCCTCAACCGTATGCTCCTCCAATCATCATCAGGGCAAATTCTCAGTCTTTCTGTTCAACCATGAAACGGCCACGTTTACTCAACTTCCCAACTCTGCTTCTTCAAGCTTCGGCCAAGGGTTTACTGGCACTTTAACCTCTTACTGA
- the LOC108848034 gene encoding tRNA-specific adenosine deaminase TAD2, with protein MASVVKEDHFEESHKYMGFALHQAKLALEALEVPVGCVITEDGEVIASGRNTTNDTRNATRHAEMEAIDELVGQWNKDGLSPSQVAERFSNCLLYVTCEPCIMCASALSFLGIKEVYYGCANDKFGGCGSILSLHLGSSDIIERSQRGKGYKCTGGIMGDEAVSLFKCFYEQGNPNAPKPHRPVVQREIRRG; from the exons ATGGCATCAGTAGTGAAAGAGGACCACTTTGAGGAGTCACATAAGTATATGGGTTTTGCACTGCACCAG GCTAAGCTTGCGTTGGAGGCTCTTGAAGTTCCCGTGGG ATGTGTCATTACTGAGGACGGTGAGGTTATTGCTTCAGGAAGAAACACAACAAACGATACACGCAAT GCCACAAGACATGCAGAAATGGAAGCAATTGATGAACTTGTTGGACAATGGAATAAAGATGGACTCTCGCCTTCGCAAGTCGCTGAGAGATTCTCCAACTGCCTTCTTTACGTAACATGTGAACCTTGCATAATGTGTGCATCCGCCTTGTCGTTTCTCG GTATAAAGGAAGTGTATTATGGATGTGCAAATGATAAGTTCGGAGGGTGTGGTTCCATATTGTCGCTTCACTTAGGGAGTTCTGATATCAT TGAGAGAAGTCAAAGAGGAAAAGGGTACAAGTGCACAGGAGGAATAATGGGAGACGAAGCTGTTTCTCTTTTCAAATGTTTCTATGAACAAGGCAATCCTAACG CTCCAAAGCCACACCGCCCTGTAGTTCAAAGAGAGATAAGACGGGGGTGA